Proteins encoded by one window of Salvia splendens isolate huo1 chromosome 5, SspV2, whole genome shotgun sequence:
- the LOC121805293 gene encoding transmembrane emp24 domain-containing protein p24beta3-like, with translation MARGMGGEAAALLCLLMMSASWRAAALSLIVTDVECVYEYVYYKDDTVSGNFVVVDHDASWRSSNPGVDFTVTTPENSIVYSLKGSTGDKFDFKVSSGMHKFCFHNPSNSPEAVAFNIHVGHIPKQQDLAKDEHFEPVNAKIAELRESLTSVTLEQKYLKARGYHHRHTNESTRKRVIGYTVGEYVLLVALSGLQVVYIRKLFSKPVAYGRV, from the exons ATGGCGAGAGGAATGGGCGGAGAGGCGGCGGCGCTTCTATGCCTCCTGATGATGAGCGCATCTTGGCGCGCGGCGGCGCTCTCACTGATTGTGACCGATGTCGAGTGCGTCTACGAATACGTTTACTACAAGGACGACACCGTGTCGGGGAACTTCGTCGTCGTCGATCACGACGCTTCCTGGAGATCCAGTAATCCCGGAGTTGACTTCACG GTGACAACTCCTGAAAACAGTATAGTCTACTCCTTGAAGGGATCAACCGGTGACAAATTCGACTTCAAGGTATCCAGTGGAATGCACAAATTCTGCTTCCACAATCCATCTAACTCGCCAGAAGCAGTCGCCTTCAACATTCACGTCGGCCACATTCCCAAACAACAGGATCTAGCCAAGGATG AGCATTTCGAGCCTGTGAATGCCAAGATTGCTGAACTGAGGGAGTCTTTGACCTCTGTTACATTAGAGCAGAAGTACCTTAAAGCACGTGGTTATCATCACCGCCATA CAAATGAGAGCACACGAAAGCGCGTGATTGGGTACACGGTCGGGGAATATGTGTTGCTTGTTGCGTTGAGCGGCCTTCAGGTTGTCTACATAAGAAAATTGTTCAGCAAACCCGTCGCATACGGCCGCGTTTGA
- the LOC121805292 gene encoding dymeclin-like, protein MGGAPSTPRLGSAVESAEYLIAAFVGEKSFPLASDYWQKLLHLQLDLRWAPDRVLEACHLFARNNCDTRHLTKILIHLSWCLQECVDDASAAESPAFSKSLNALLLSSIFLKYLIESATSDNFEELYLLLDETEPIPNNFSKGENVADRVMYSVLTFIARVDVRPGTYLLHYELLNFLLTAMSTQLLSGPSPGLNEKHPFADAAMTQESSLVDLVVNKLLLNYTIQPRVPLSSLFYSVFSEANQLGVLRRVGSAAANLMLLPLNYLVSSNYEASRSSLAERSLNVILVLVNYRKCMSDPSLKDKDDNCNSDSLCKEECHPEEETYYSENPFCKAVENVRDIEFSHTEDERNAPGDLTARLPFASLYDTLGMCLSDEASLLLLYSLMQGNSYFLEYILVRTDLDTLLIPMLESLYDAPRRTPNHIYMVLIVLLILSQDSSFNASIHKLMLPSVPWYQERRIHQTSLGSLMIIILVRTVKYNLSKLRDIYLHTNCLAILSNMAPYANHLSAYASQQLVSLFDMLSRKYNKLAELNNDKMNTADAVARGDNFLEDPIMELHIYTDFLRLVLEILNAILTYALPRNPEVVYAIMHRQEVLLPFRNHPRFSELLENIFTVLSFFNSHMDNQKIDEEWSVEKVLEVIINNCRSWRGEGMKMFTQLRFIYEQEIHPEEFFIPYVWQLILFRSSFTFNPSSINLFPAPIHEDINDEVEAEKLQNGELKDDA, encoded by the exons ATGGGTGGAGCGCCATCGACGCCGCGGCTGGGAAGCGCAGTGGAGTCGGCTGAGTACTTAATTGCGGCCTTCGTTGGCGAGAAATCGTTCCCTCTCGCCTCTGATTACTGGCAGAAGCTTCTCCACCTGCAACTCGACCTTCGCTGGGCCCCCGATCGCGTCCTCGAAGCTTGCCATCTCTTCG CAAGGAACAATTGTGACACAAGGCACCTGACGAAGATTTTGATACACCTATCGTGGTGCTTGCAAGAGTGTGTTGATGATGCCTCTGCTGCGGAATCTCCAGCTTTCTCTAAGTCTCTTAATGCATTActtttatcatccatttttctgAAGTATCTCATTGAGAGTGCAACGAGTGACAACTTTGAAGAACTATACCTATTGCTGGATGAAACTGAGCCGATTCCCAATAATTTTTCAAAAG GTGAAAACGTTGCAGACCGTGTCATGTACAGTGTGCTCACCTTCATTGCCAGAGTTGATGTTAG ACCTGGAACATACCTTCTACATTATGAGCTGCTTAACTTCTTGCTGACTGCCATGTCGACTCAACTTCTCTCTGGGCCATCACCAGGACTGAATGAGAAACACCCTTTTGCTGATGCAGCAATGACTCAG GAAAGTTCTTTGGTTGATTTGGTCGTGAACAAGTTATTACTAAATTACACCATTCAGCCCAGGGTTCCATTAAGCAGTTTATTCTATTCTGTGTTTTCTGAAGCAAATCAGCTTGGTGTACTGAGGAGAGTTGGCTCTGCAGCTG CAAACTTGATGCTGCTGCCCCTTAATTACTTAGTCAGCTCAAATTATGAAGCTTCAAGAAGTTCATTGGCAGAAAGGAGTCTAAATGTCATACTTGTTCTTGTTAATTACCGTAAATGCATGTCTGATCCTTCTCTGAAGGATAAAGATGACAACTGCAATTCAGATTCCCTCTGTAAGGAAGAGTGTCACCCGGAGGAAGAAACATATTATTCCGAAAACCCTTTCTGCAAAGCAGTAGAGAATGTGCGAGATATTGAAT TCAGCCACACTGAAGATGAGAGGAATGCACCTGGTGATCTTACAGCGAGGCTACCTTTTGCCTCTCTGTATGACACTCTTGGCAT GTGCTTGTCTGATGAAGCATCTCTCCTGTTGCTTTATTCTCTAATGCAAGGAAATTCATACTTTTTGGAGTATATTTTGGTGCGAACAGATTTGGATACACTG TTGATTCCCATGTTGGAAAGTTTATATGATGCTCCGAGAAGAACACCCAATCATATATATATGGTGCTGATAGTCCTTCTTATACTCAGCCAAGATTCCTCTTTTAATGCCAGCATTCACAAACTG ATGCTTCCTAGTGTTCCATGGTATCAAGAACGTCGCATTCATCAAACTTCTCTAGGTTCCCTGATGATCATAATTTTGGTCAGGACAGTGAAATATAACCTCTCTAAACTGAGG GATATCTATCTCCACACAAATTGCCTGGCAATTTTGTCAAATATGGCACCATATGCTAACCATTTGAGTGCATATGCATCACAGCAGTTGGTCAGCCTTTTTGACATGCTTTCACGAAA GTACAATAAACTAGCAGAGCTTAACAATGATAAGATGAACACAGCAGATGCCGTTGCCAGAGGAGACAACTTTCTGGAGGATCCG ATAATGGAACTGCATATATACACGGACTTCCTGAGACTTGTGCTGGAGATACTAAATGCAATTCTAACTTATGCATTACCTAGAAATCCAGAG GTTGTTTATGCAATTATGCATAGGCAGGAGGTTCTTCTACCATTCCGGAATCATCCCCGTTTTAGTGAGCTTCTGGAAAACATCTTTACT GTTCTTAGTTTCTTCAATAGCCACATGGATAATCAGAAGATAGATGAGGAATGGTCGGTGGAGAAAGTTCTTGAAGTCATAATCAACAACTGCCGGTCTTGGAGAGGTGAAGGAATGAAG ATGTTTACGCAACTACGGTTTATCTATGAACAAGAGATCCACCCCGAAGAGTTCTTCATTCCATATGTGTGGCAGTTGATATTGTTCCGCAG CTCCTTTACTTTCAATCCCAGCAGCATAAATTTATTCCCGGCACCTATACATGAG GACATAAATGATGAAGTGGAGGCTGAGAAGCTCCAGAACGGTGAGCTGAAAGACGATGCATAG
- the LOC121805294 gene encoding perakine reductase-like yields MEHSCEIQVPRVKLGSQGGSLSSILNAPLPHEAGGQILKQAFNRGITFFDTADIYGKQGHNEIMIGKALKDLPRDRVQIATKFGLLVLPPCCLSAQTFHPRFTGDNQEKNRAIYTRFAGLAAKHSCTPPQLALAWLLHQGDDVVPIPGTTKIENLEANAASLRVKLTAEELEEIGEAIPVDQVGGDRDLGIFTKFAYKLASTPPYEK; encoded by the exons ATGGAGCACAGTTGTGAGATTCAAGTGCCAAGAGTCAAACTAGGCTCCCAAG GCGGGAGCCTCTCCAGCATACTGAATGCTCCTCTCCCCCACGAAGCCGGAGGCCAAATACTAAAACAAGCATTCAACAGAGGCATCACATTTTTTGACACTGCTGATATCTACGGCAAACAAGGCCACAACGAGATCATGATTGGCAAGGCTTTGAAAGATCTGCCTCGTGACAGAGTTCAGATTGCAACTAAGTTTGGTCTCTTAGTCTTACCTCCTTGTTGTCTGTCTGCACAGACGTTCCATCCGAGGTTCACTGGGGACAATCAAGAAAAGAATCGGGCTATATACACCCGGTTTGCTGGCTTAGCAGCCAAGCATTCTTGCACCCCTCCTCAACTTGCTCTAGCTTGGCTTCTCCATCAGGGTGACGACGTTGTTCCCATACCTG GGACGACGAAGATTGAAAATCTGGAAGCTAACGCTGCGTCGTTGAGAGTGAAGCTGACAGCAGAGGAATTGGAAGAGATTGGTGAAGCAATTCCAGTTGATCAAGTTGGTGGTGATAGGGATCTTGGCATCTTTACCAAGTTCGCATACAAGCTAGCAAGCACACCACCCTATGAAAAATGA